A genomic stretch from Lathyrus oleraceus cultivar Zhongwan6 chromosome 2, CAAS_Psat_ZW6_1.0, whole genome shotgun sequence includes:
- the LOC127120917 gene encoding uncharacterized protein LOC127120917, protein MEDYLFDVMEFMKKPSITETFVDILLCAVPIWLAVMIGLVIGWSWRPRWTGLLFIGLRSKFRFLWTVPPGFGARRLWLAFTALSAFSICRSYWSNFKNKAKAQDPSSHSDNATSNSSDGINHATRLGDKADETEQNTVTQADLEHLLHLLEGKDGVMDWQNFMERSTPNMKYKAWRYDSETGSTVYRSRTVFEDATPELVRDFFWDDDFRPKWDPMLAHCKVLEECPNDGTSIVHWIKKFPFFCSDREYIIARRIWQAGNAYYCVTKGVPYPSLPKRDKPRRVDQYFSSWVIKPVESRKGDGQLSACEVTLLHHEDMGIPKDVAKLGVRHGMWGAVKKLHSGMRAYQNARKTDASLSRCALMASKTTKISFDRNLHLSNAGSLVEERGQGINNTPQNGPGLDWKWVALGGAIAVALGIQSGAVGRALLVGAGHRFARR, encoded by the exons ATGGAGGATTATTTGTTTGATGTTATGGAGTTTATGAAGAAACCCTCGATAACCGAAACATTCGTCGATATTTTACTATGCGCCGTTCCGATTTGGCTCGCCGTCATGATCGGTTTAGTGATCGGGTGGTCGTGGCGGCCGCGGTGGACGGGACTTCTCTTTATCGGTCTTCGGAGCAAGTTTCGCTTCCTATGGACGGTTCCGCCGGGATTCGGTGCTCGTCGGTTATGGTTAGCTTTTACCGCTCTCTCTGCTTTTTCTATTTGCCGTAGTTATTGGTCCAATTTCAAAAACAAGGCCAAAGCACAAGATCCGTCTTCGCATTCCGATAACGCAACTTCCAATTCTTCCGACGGAATCAATCACGCTACTCG GTTGGGTGATAAGGCGGATGAAACAGAGCAGAATACAGTTACGCAGGCTGATttggaacatcttcttcatcttcttgaAGGGAAGGATGGAGTGATGGACTGGCAAAATTTTATGGAGAGGTCTACACCAAATATGAAATACAAAGCTTGGCGTTATGACTCTGAG ACAGGTTCTACAGTTTACCGTAGTAGAACTGTGTTTGAAGATGCAACTCCCGAGTTGGTGAGGGATTTCTTCTGGGATGATGATTTTCGTCCCAAATGGGACCCTATGCTCGCGCACTGCAAAGTGCTGGAGGAATGCCCTAATGATGGGACATCGATTGTTCACTGGATTAAAAAG TTCCCCTTTTTCTGTAGTGATCGGGAATATATTATCGCTCGAAGGATTTGGCAGGCTGGAAATGCATACTACTGTGTGACAAAG GGGGTGCCATATCCAAGTTTGCCAAAACGTGATAAGCCCAGACGTGTAGATCAATACTTTTCTAGTTGGGTAATCAAACCTG TGGAATCTCGCAAAGGTGATGGTCAGCTGTCTGCATGCGAGGTTACCCTTTTGCATCACGAAGACATGGGAATTCCAAAAGATGTTGCAAAGTTAGGAGTCCGCCATGGAATGTGGGGAGCTGTCAAGAAATTGCACTCTGGTATGAGAGCTTACCAGAATGCTAGGAAAACAGATGCTTCTTTGTCGAGATGTGCATTGATGGCGAGTAAAACAACCAAGATTTCTTTTGATAGAAACTTGCATTTGTCAAACGCTGGGTCTTTGGTGGAAGAGAGGGGGCAAGGCATCAATAACACTCCGCAAAATGGTCCTGGCCTGGACTGGAAGTGGGTGGCCTTAGGTGGGGCTATTGCTGTGGCTTTGGGTATTCAAAGTGGTGCAGTAGGGCGAGCGTTGTTGGTGGGAGCAGGGCACAGATTTGCTCGGAGATGA